In one window of Xylanibacillus composti DNA:
- the csaB gene encoding polysaccharide pyruvyl transferase CsaB yields MGASVPRILISGYYGFDNSGDEAVLLSIIQALRLAADEAGIQVEPVVLSGNPAETEAMYGVSAVPRMQPGALLAAIRSCSGLISGGGSLLQDVTGNGSIPYYLGVIKLAQWFGKPTFIYSQGIGPVQRPVFQKLIASVFNRTQFISVRDAESAELLRGYGVRPNVEVVPDPVMGMRSSSDGASADQALERAAGSSEAALAASDLAAANIVPGSSADRPVIGVSVRYWREDRADLQQTADLLSRLCESHDARLLFLPFHEPHDREASSWVIERLSAPAAARAEIAPPAPHPLTMLNQVAGCTVLIGMRLHALIYAASQRVPLAGISYDPKIDRFLAQIASTPIGTTDRIDLDAAILSVEGLLANPEDWKRAHAAEIDSLIKKSQQPAQHIAKLLRQIQR; encoded by the coding sequence TGCTGCTCTCGATTATTCAAGCGCTCCGGCTTGCGGCGGACGAGGCCGGTATTCAGGTGGAGCCCGTCGTGCTGTCGGGCAATCCGGCCGAGACCGAAGCGATGTACGGGGTGAGTGCGGTACCGCGCATGCAGCCGGGCGCGCTGTTGGCGGCCATTCGCAGCTGCTCCGGCTTGATTAGCGGCGGCGGGAGCCTGCTGCAGGACGTGACTGGCAATGGCAGCATTCCGTATTACCTCGGCGTGATCAAGCTGGCGCAATGGTTCGGCAAACCGACCTTTATCTATTCGCAGGGAATTGGCCCGGTTCAGCGGCCTGTCTTCCAGAAGCTGATCGCGTCGGTATTCAACCGCACGCAATTCATTTCGGTACGCGATGCGGAATCGGCTGAGCTGCTGCGGGGCTATGGTGTCCGCCCCAACGTGGAGGTTGTGCCCGATCCCGTTATGGGGATGCGATCGTCGTCTGACGGCGCTTCCGCAGACCAAGCGCTGGAGCGAGCGGCAGGTTCTTCCGAAGCTGCGCTGGCAGCTTCGGATTTGGCCGCGGCAAATATCGTGCCGGGGTCTTCTGCTGATCGTCCTGTGATCGGCGTATCTGTCCGGTATTGGCGCGAGGATCGTGCCGATCTGCAGCAAACGGCGGATCTGCTGTCGCGCCTCTGCGAATCGCATGACGCCAGACTTTTGTTCCTGCCGTTCCATGAACCGCACGATCGCGAAGCTTCGAGCTGGGTGATAGAGCGTCTGAGCGCTCCCGCTGCGGCTCGAGCGGAAATAGCTCCGCCTGCGCCGCACCCCTTGACGATGCTGAACCAGGTAGCCGGCTGCACGGTGTTGATTGGCATGCGGCTGCATGCCCTGATTTATGCGGCCTCGCAAAGGGTGCCGCTAGCCGGCATCAGCTACGATCCGAAAATCGACCGGTTTCTAGCCCAGATTGCGTCAACGCCAATTGGGACAACGGACAGAATCGACCTGGACGCCGCGATTTTATCCGTAGAAGGGCTGCTGGCCAATCCAGAGGACTGGAAGCGCGCGCACGCCGCAGAAATCGACAGCTTGATCAAAAAATCACAGCAGCCGGCGCAACATATTGCAAAGCTGCTGCGTCAAATACAAAGGTGA
- a CDS encoding WecB/TagA/CpsF family glycosyltransferase, which produces MNQLPLSYPKMKLFDITVSTMNMQETVEYLTEAVRARTPHQVITANPIMMMAALEDPAYKAMMQQAELIVPDGTGVVWAASRLGSPVKERVAGYDLLHELLRKGEPHGWKVYLLGAEPDVVHTAAARIREMYPGIQLVGERDGYFKDEEDAEVIADIREKQPDLLFVARSAKNQEPWIGKYKNELQVPVMMGVGGSFDVIAGKVKRAPDLWIRLRLEWLYRLVKEPWRWRRMLALPKFMWRVIRTRP; this is translated from the coding sequence ATGAACCAGCTACCCTTGTCTTATCCGAAGATGAAACTATTCGATATTACGGTATCTACCATGAATATGCAGGAAACGGTCGAGTATTTGACTGAGGCGGTTCGCGCCAGGACTCCGCATCAGGTGATTACTGCAAATCCCATTATGATGATGGCAGCGCTGGAGGATCCGGCTTATAAAGCCATGATGCAGCAGGCGGAGCTGATTGTGCCAGACGGCACGGGCGTAGTGTGGGCGGCTTCCCGTCTCGGCTCCCCGGTGAAAGAACGGGTGGCTGGCTACGACCTGCTCCATGAGCTGCTGCGCAAGGGCGAGCCGCATGGCTGGAAGGTGTATCTCCTGGGCGCTGAGCCCGATGTGGTACATACAGCCGCCGCGCGGATTAGGGAAATGTACCCCGGCATTCAATTAGTTGGCGAGCGCGACGGTTATTTCAAGGATGAGGAAGATGCTGAAGTGATCGCGGATATTCGCGAAAAGCAGCCCGATTTGCTCTTCGTGGCAAGATCTGCCAAGAATCAGGAACCGTGGATAGGCAAGTATAAGAATGAGCTGCAGGTGCCTGTCATGATGGGAGTCGGCGGCAGCTTTGATGTCATTGCCGGCAAGGTCAAGCGCGCTCCGGATCTCTGGATTCGCTTGCGTCTGGAATGGCTGTATCGGCTTGTTAAGGAGCCGTGGCGTTGGCGCAGAATGTTGGCGCTGCCCAAATTCATGTGGCGCGTCATACGTACCCGGCCCTAA